One genomic segment of Ipomoea triloba cultivar NCNSP0323 chromosome 9, ASM357664v1 includes these proteins:
- the LOC116030696 gene encoding ADP,ATP carrier protein 1, mitochondrial-like: protein MTIDQPHCLTVSQKVAGKLLVRSSTHVPDLQTFRDGFYQPFLNSKFKYGNYTNSMLQPRNLSMAPSYASPVFVQAPSEKGFVGFAIDFMMGGVSAAVSKTAAAPIERVKLLIQNQDEMIKAGRLSEPYKGIMDCFSRTVRDEGIMSLWRGNTANVIRYFPTQALNFAFKDYFKRLFNFRKDRDGYWKWFAGNLASGGAAGASSLLFVYSLDYARTRLANDAKAAKGGGARQFNGLVDVYRKTLASDGIAGLYRGFNISCVGIIVYRGLYFGMYDSLKPVLLTGSLQDSFFASFALGWLITNGAGLASYPIDTVRRRMMMTSGEAVKYKSSMDAFTQILKKEGAKSLFKGAGANILRAVAGAGVLAGYDKLQMIVFGKKYGSGGA from the exons ATGACGATTGATCAGCCCCATTGCCTCACTGTTTCCCAGAAGGTAGCTGGAAAGCTCCTTGTTAGGTCGTCTACCCATGTTCCGGATCTCCAGACTTTTAGGGATGGTTTCTACCAGCCATTCTTGAACTCCAAGTTCAAGTACGGGAACTACACGAACTCGATGTTGCAGCCACGCAACCTATCCATGGCTCCCTCATATGCATCGCCTGTTTTCGTCCAAGCTCCTTCGGAGAAAGGCTTTGTTGGGTTCGCCATTGATTTTATGATGGGAGGGGTGTCTGCAGCAGTCTCCAAAACAGCTGCTGCTCCGATTGAGCGTGTGAAGCTTCTGATCCAAAACCAGGATGAAATGATCAAGGCCGGCCGCTTGTCTGAACCATACAAGGGTATTATGGATTGCTTCAGCCGAACTGTGAGGGATGAAGGGATTATGTCTTTGTGGAGAGGCAACACTGCAAATGTCATCCGTTACTTCCCCACTCAG GCCTTGAACTTTGCATTCAAAGATTACTTCAAGAGGCTTTTCAACTTCAGGAAAGACAGGGATGGGTACTGGAAGTGGTTCGCCGGAAACCTGGCATCCGGAGGGGCAGCAGGCGCTTCTTCCCTCCTGTTCGTCTACTCTCTGGACTACGCAAGAACACGATTGGCCAACGACGCCAAAGCCGCAAAGGGAGGAGGCGCGCGCCAGTTCAATGGCTTGGTTGACGTCTACCGCAAGACATTAGCCTCCGACGGCATTGCAGGGCTTTACCGCGGATTCAACATTTCATGCGTCGGAATCATCGTCTACCGTGGCCTCTACTTCGGAATGTACGATTCTCTCAAGCCTGTGCTCCTCACCGGATCCTTGCAGGATAGCTTCTTCGCTAGCTTTGCCCTGGGCTGGTTAATCACCAATGGAGCTGGGCTTGCTTCGTACCCGATTGATACCGTCCGGAGAAGAATGATGATGACTTCCGGTGAAGCCGTGAAGTATAAAAGCTCAATGGATGCGTTCACTCAGATCCTGAAGAAGGAGGGCGCCAAATCGCTCTTCAAGGGCGCCGGTGCCAACATCCTGCGTGCCGTTGCCGGCGCCGGTGTGCTCGCCGGCTATGATAAGCTTCAGATGATTGTTTTCGGCAAGAAGTATGGATCTGGCGGTGCCTAA